From a region of the Salmo trutta chromosome 10, fSalTru1.1, whole genome shotgun sequence genome:
- the LOC115201683 gene encoding charged multivesicular body protein 6, which translates to MGNIFARKRRTRVTEQDRAVLQLKQQRDKLKQYQKRITLQLEKERNLAKQLLKDGKKEKALLLLKKKRYQDQLLDKTENQISNLERMCQDIEFAQIEMKVVEGLKVGNDCLKSLHEAMSIEDVERIMDETQEGIEYQREIDEMLAGSLTQEDEDAVLAELEAITQGELDLPEVPDESLPDVPEAADEEPEPGQERESPRKKQERGMLAV; encoded by the exons ATGGGGAACATTTTCGCCAGAAAGAGACGTACGCGAGTCACAGAGCAGGACAGGGCAGTTTTG CAACTGAAACAGCAGAGAGATAAGTTAAAGCAGTATCAGAAGAGAATCACCctgcagctggagaaggagaggaatctagcCAAGCAGCTGCTGAAAGATGGCAAGAAAGA GAAGGCCCTCCTCTTGCTCAAAAAGAAGCGATACCAGGACCAGCTCCTGGACAAGACAGAAAACCAGATAAGCAACCTGGAGCGTATG TGTCAAGACATTGAGTTTGCCCAGATTGAGATGAAGGTCGTTGAAGGCCTTAAAGTTGGAAACGACTGCCTGAAGTCATTGCATGAG GCGATGTCCATCGAGGATGTGGAGAGAATTATGGATGAGACCCAAGAAGGCATTGAATACCAGAGG GAAATAGATGAGATGCTGGCAGGTTCCCTGACACAGGAGGATGAAGATGCTGTACTGGCTGAACTGGAGGCCATCACTCAG GGAGAGCTTGACCTACCTGAGGTACCTGACGAGTCCCTGCCAGACGTCCCAGAGGCAGCTGATGAAGAACCAGAGCCAGGTCAAG AGAGGGAGAGTCCAAGGAAGAAGCAGGAAAGAGGGATGTTGGctgtctag